In a genomic window of Nomascus leucogenys isolate Asia chromosome 4, Asia_NLE_v1, whole genome shotgun sequence:
- the POLR2G gene encoding DNA-directed RNA polymerase II subunit RPB7 isoform X1: MFYHISLEHEILLHPRYFGPNLLNTVKQKLFTEVEGTCTGKYGFVIAVTTIDNIGAGVIQPGRGFVLYPVKYKAIVFRPFKGEVVDAVVTQVNKVGLFTEIGPMSCFISRHSIPSEMEFDPNSNPPCYKTMDEDIVIQQDDEIRLKIVGTRVDKNDIFAIGSLMDDYLGLVS; this comes from the exons ATGTTCTACCAT ATCTCCCTAGAGCACGAAATCCTGCTGCATCCGCGCTACTTCGGCCCCAACTTGCTCAACACGGTGAAGCAGAAGCTCTTCACCGAGGTGGAGGGGACCTGCACAGGGAA GTATGGCTTTGTAATTGCTGTCACCACCATTGACAATATTGGTGCTGGTGTGATCCAGCCAGGCCGAGGCTTTGTCCTTTATCCAGTTAAGTACAAGGCCATTGTTTTCCGGCCCTTTAAAGGGGAGGTTGTGGATGCTGTTGTCACTCAGGTCAACAAG gttgGACTCTTCACAGAAATTGGGCCCATGTCTTGCTTCATCTCTCGACAT TCCATCCCTTCAGAGATGGAGTTTGATCCTAACTCCAACCCACCATGTTACAAGACAATGGATGAG GATATTGTGATTCAGCAGGATGATGAGATCCGCTTAAAGATTGTGGGGACCCGTGTGGACAAGAATGACATT TTTGCTATTGGCTCCCTGATGGACGATTACTTGG GGCTTGTAAGCTGA
- the POLR2G gene encoding DNA-directed RNA polymerase II subunit RPB7 isoform X2 — protein sequence MFYHISLEHEILLHPRYFGPNLLNTVKQKLFTEVEGTCTGKYGFVIAVTTIDNIGAGVIQPGRGFVLYPVGLFTEIGPMSCFISRHSIPSEMEFDPNSNPPCYKTMDEDIVIQQDDEIRLKIVGTRVDKNDIFAIGSLMDDYLGLVS from the exons ATGTTCTACCAT ATCTCCCTAGAGCACGAAATCCTGCTGCATCCGCGCTACTTCGGCCCCAACTTGCTCAACACGGTGAAGCAGAAGCTCTTCACCGAGGTGGAGGGGACCTGCACAGGGAA GTATGGCTTTGTAATTGCTGTCACCACCATTGACAATATTGGTGCTGGTGTGATCCAGCCAGGCCGAGGCTTTGTCCTTTATCCA gttgGACTCTTCACAGAAATTGGGCCCATGTCTTGCTTCATCTCTCGACAT TCCATCCCTTCAGAGATGGAGTTTGATCCTAACTCCAACCCACCATGTTACAAGACAATGGATGAG GATATTGTGATTCAGCAGGATGATGAGATCCGCTTAAAGATTGTGGGGACCCGTGTGGACAAGAATGACATT TTTGCTATTGGCTCCCTGATGGACGATTACTTGG GGCTTGTAAGCTGA
- the TAF6L gene encoding TAF6-like RNA polymerase II p300/CBP-associated factor-associated factor 65 kDa subunit 6L: MSEREERRFVEIPRESVRLMAESTGLELSDEVAALLAEDVCYRLREATQNSSQFMKHTKRRKLTVEDFNRALRWSSVEAVCGYGSQEALPMRPAKEGELYFPEDREVNLVELALATNIPKGCAETAVRVHVSYLDGKGNLAPQGSVPSAVSSLTDDLLKYYHQVTRAVLGDDPQLMKVALQDLQTNSKIGALLPYFVYVVSGVKSVSHDLEQLHRLLQVARSLFRNPHLCLGPYVRCLVGSVLYCVLEPLAASINPLNDHWTLRDGAALLLSHIFWTHGDLVSGLYQHILLSLQKILADPVRPLCCHYGAVVGLHALGWKAVERVLYPHLSTYWTNLQAVLDDYSVSNAQVKADGHKVYGAILVAVERLLKMKAQAAEPNRGGPGGRGCRRLDDLPWDSLLFQESSSGGGAEPSFGSGLPLPPGGAGPEDPSLSVTLADIYRELYAFFGDSLATRFGTGQPAPTAPRPPGDKKEPAAAPDSVRKMPQLTASAMVSPHGDESPRGSGGGGPASASGPAASESRALPRVHRARGAPRQQGPGTGTRDVFQKSRFAPRGAPHFRFIIAGRQAGRRCRGRLFQTAFPAPYGPSPASRYVQKLPMIGRTSRPARRWALSDYSLYLPL; encoded by the exons ATGTCAGAGCGAGAAGAGCGGCGGTTTGTGGAGATCCCTCGGGAGTCTGTCCGTCTCATGGCGGAGAGCACGGGCCTGGAGCTGAGCGATGAAGTGGCGGCGCTGCTCGCAGAGGACGTGTGCTATCGTCTGAGAGAGGCCACGCAG AATAGCTCTCAGTTCATGAAGCACACCAAACGCCGGAAGCTGACAGTTGAGGACTTCAACAGGGCCCTCAGATGGAGCAGCGTGGAG GCCGTGTGTGGTTACGGATCCCAGGAGGCACTGCCCATGCGCCCCGCCAAGGAGGGTGAACTCTACTTTCCTGAGGATCGAGAAGTGAACCTGGTAGAGCTGGCCCTGGCTACCAACATCCCCAAAGGCTGTGCCGAGACAGCTGTCAGAG TTCATGTGTCCTACCTGGATGGCAAAGGGAACCTGGCACCTCAAGGATCGG TGCCCAGTGCTGTGTCTTCACTGACAGATGACCTGCTCAAGTACTATCACCAGGTGACTCGTGCTGTGCTAGGGGATGATCCGCAACTGATGAAG GTTGCACTCCAGGACTTGCAGACGAACTCCAAGATTGGGGCGCTCCTGCCTTACTTTGTTTATGTGGTCAGTGGG GTAAAATCTGTAAGCCATGACCTGGAGCAACTGCACCGGCTGCTGCAGGTGGCACGGAGCCTGTTTCGTAATCCGCACCTGTGCTTGGGGCCCTATGTCCGCTGTCTGGTGGGCAGTGTCCTCTACTGTGTCCTGGAGCCACTGGCTGCCTCCATCAACCCCCTGAATGACCACTGGACTCTGCGGGATGGGGCTGCCCTCCTGCTCAGCCACATCTTCTG GACTCATGGGGACCTTGTAAGTGGCCTCTATCAGCATATCCTGCTATCCCTGCAGAAGATCCTGGCAGATCCTGTGCGGCCGCTCTGCTGTCACTATGGAGCCGTGGTGGGGCTGCATGCTCTTGGCTGGAAG gCAGTAGAACGAGTCCTGTACCCACACCTGTCCACTTACTGGACAAACTTGCAGGCTGTGCTGGATGATTATTCAGTATCTAATGCCCAGGTCAAAGCAGATGGGCACAAAGTCTATGGAGCCATTCTG GTGGCCGTAGAGCGACTGCTTAAGATGAAGGCCCAGGCAGCAGAGCCCAACAGGGGTGGCCCAGGTGGCAGGGGGTGCCGGCGCCTGGACGACCTGCCGTGGGACAGCCTTCTCTTCCAAGAGTCGTCCTCCGGGGGCGGTGCAGAGCCCAGCTTTGGGTCCGGCCTCCCGCTGCCGCCAGGGGGCGCGGGGCCGGAGGACCCTTCTCTTTCGGTGACCCTGGCGGACATCTACCGGGAGCTCTACGCCTTCTTCGGTGACAGCTTGGCCACACGCTTTGGCACCGGCCAGCCTGCACCTACGGCTCCGCGGCCGCCTGGGGACAAGAAGGAGCCGGCGGCAGCCCCGGACTCGGTGCGGAAGATGCCGCAGCTGACGGCAAGCGCCATGGTCAGCCCGCACGGCGACGAGAGCCCCCGGGGCAGCGGCGGAGGCGGGCCCGCGTCGGCCTCTGGGCCCGCCGCCTCTGAGAGCAGGGCCCTGCCGCGCGTGCATCGGGCGCGCGGGGCACCCCGGCAGCAGGGCCCCGGGACCGGCACCCGCGACGTCTTCCAGAAGAGTCGTTTCGCCCCGCGCGGCGCCCCGCACTTTCGTTTCATCATCGCCGGGCGGCAGGCTGGGAGGCGCTGCCGCGGGCGCCTTTTCCAGACTGCCTTCCCCGCGCCGTACGGGCCTAGCCCGGCCTCCCGCTACGTGCAGAAGCTGCCCATGATCGGCCGCACCAGCCGCCCCGCCCGCCGGTGGGCGCTCTCGGACTACTCGCTGTACTTGCCGCTCTGA